Proteins encoded within one genomic window of Bombus vancouverensis nearcticus chromosome 4, iyBomVanc1_principal, whole genome shotgun sequence:
- the Elp6 gene encoding elongator complex protein 6 — MANIMDSISNILGIDKVNMDGKLICIEEQHDSNASFLLSCVIFNALKKNYRICFILFHNTMNHYHNMGVKFGYNLMLLKEKHKVTVIEPMKFIVSNMEYTCEQTANNIIHDIFLTIKNEYDKIVQNNEPVTIIIDDFSHIYNLGCNLRESTYYVRYLRSLVEYYNKSQLCIITHTYKDEPKNSVSNIFAYGLKHMADLFVKIEPLETGYSSDVSGNITINWKMDDIRTKYNWSEVARYIYKLSDRQVQIYTPGASALLA; from the coding sequence ATGGCTAATATAATGGATTCAATATCGAACATACTTGGCATTGATAAAGTAAATATGGATGGAAAATTAATTTGCATAGAAGAACAACATGATAGCAATGCAAGCTTTTTATTGAGTTGTGTTATATTTAATgcattaaaaaagaattatcgaatatgttttatattatttcataatacaaTGAATCATTATCATAATATGGGTGTGAAATTTGGTTATAATCTTATGTTATTGAAAGAAAAACATAAAGTTACAGTTATAGAACCAATGAAGTTTATTGTATCTAATATGGAATATACATGTGAACAAACAGCAAACAATATTATTCATGATATATTTTTAACTATTAAAAATGAGTATGACAAAATAGTACAAAACAATGAACCTGTTACTATTATAATTGATGATTTTAGTCATATTTATAATCTTGGATGTAATTTGAGAGAATCTACATATTATGTAAGATATTTAAGATCACTTGTTGAATATTACAACAAATCTCAACTTTGTATTATAACACACACCTATAAAGATGAGCCAAAAAATTCTGTTTCTAATATATTTGCATATGGTCTTAAACACATGGCggatttatttgttaaaattgagcCTCTGGAAACAGGATATTCTAGTGATGTATCTGGAAATATAACAATTAATTGGAAAATGGATGATATTAGAACAAAATATAATTGGTCTGAAGTagcaagatatatatataagttaTCAGATCGTCAAGTACAAATTTACACACCTGGTGCATCAGCTTTATTAGCATAA
- the Dic1 gene encoding dicarboxylate carrier 1 produces the protein MTDKTKKVSRWYFGGLSSAGAACVTHPLDLLKVHLQTQQEGKLSIARLTTSIIQNQGILALYNGLSASLLRQLTYSTMRFGAYEVGKQTFETSGQSLLFYQKLLLAGFSGAAGGILGTPGDVINVRMQNDIKLPPQLRRNYKHALDGIIRVIQQEGVSHLFSGCSTATLRAALMTIGQLSFYDQVKIMLLQSGYFKDNPITHVVSSVCAGAVATTLTQPLDVLKTRAMNANPGEFKNLMDLFLYTAKLGPFAFFKGYVPAFIRLAPQTILTFVLLEQLRSNFGFYPSGVSVS, from the exons ATGACAGATAAAACAAAAAAAGTGTCACGGTGGTATTTTGGTGGGCTTTCCTCTGCAGGTGCTGCTTGTGTTACCCATCCTTTAGATTTGTTAAAG GTTCACTTACAAACACAACAAGAAGGCAAGCTATCTATAGCACGATTAACTACATCTATAATACAAAATCAGGGAATTTTAGCTTTGTACAATGGATTAAGTGCTTCTCTGCTTCGTCAACTTACATATTCTACAATGAGATTTGGAGCATATGAA gtaggtaaacaaacatttgaaacatctggacaatcattattattttaccAAAAATTGTTATTGGCTGGATTCTCTGGCGCAGCTGGTGGTATTCTTGGAACACCAGGAGATGTAATTAATGTACGCATGCAAAATGATATAAAACTTCCACCACAACTAAGACGAAA ttaTAAGCATGCTCTAGATGGAATAATACGTGTAATTCAGCAAGAAGGAGTAAGTCATTTATTTAGTGGATGCTCTACAGCAACATTAAGAGCTGCATTAATGACAATTGGACAACTGAGCTTTTATGATCAAGTTAAAATTATGTTGTTACAAAGTGGTTATTTTAAAGATAATCCTATAACTCATGTTGTGTCAAGTGTATGTGCA GGTGCTGTAGCTACAACTCTTACACAACCTTTGGATGTTTTAAAAACACGAGCAATGAATGCTAACCCAGGAGAATTTAAG AATTTGATGGATCTATTTTTGTATACTGCTAAGCTTGGACCATTTGCATTTTTTAAA ggCTATGTACCTGCATTTATCAGATTAGCTCCACAGACTATTCTTACATTTGTCTTGTTAGAACAATTAAGATCTAATTTTGGATTCTATCCTTCTGGTGTTTCAGTATCATAG
- the LOC117161366 gene encoding pH-sensitive chloride channel 2 isoform X3 — protein sequence MTQTELLQELTNNCRYDKMTRPPGEINSTDPINVYARAYIYTIRSNMAKTLQFDVHMMLQFRYLDNRLKFSNIAPHLNQLYGGQFAHDLIWTPTVYVSNEPSSAIMGNSVKDILVSIDPSGMVILNTRLQVTLNCGLRLEKFPFDVQECPLVFESWTYNVHDMVLYWDQDPIILADELHLTEYKLFDKWVNTSEVYYTTSQQHYGHFAGNFSSISITFKLAREMGFFMMDYYIPSILIVVISWVSFWLHMDASPPRIVLGTNTILTFMTLASKVENSLPKVSYIKASEIWFLGCTIFLFAAMVEFAFVNTIYRRKKNVPLKKVNSKYILKSTLTPKLARKQFQKNTTGLERSRSWSSLDNANTSEQDYSSQNYLTVHSFPSTLNIPSVKIEEDKDQECSIGSIMTVNSTSSPKPFQRRATLAQLHNFTTMTPQEIAQWIDRRSRIVFPVAFIIFNILYWSFIWI from the exons ATGACACAAACTGAACTTTTACAAGAATTGACAAATAATTGTCGTTATGATAAAATGACTAGACCACCAGGAGAAATTAATTCTACAGATCCAATTAACGTATATGCCAGGGcttatatttatacaattagATCTAATATGGCAAAAACACTG caATTTGATGTACATATGATGTTGCAATTTAGATATCTGGATAACAGGttaaaattttcaaacattGCTCCACATTTAAATCAACTATATGGTGGACAATTTGCACATGATTTGATTTGGACACCTACTGTATATGTTTCTAATGAGCCCAGTTCTGCTATAATGGGAAATAGTGTGAAAGATATACTTGTTTCAATAGATCCATCAGGCATGGTCATACTGAATACTAg GTTGCAAGTTACTCTTAACTGTGGGCTTCGTTTGGAGAAATTTCCGTTTGATGTACAAGAATGTCCTCTTGTCTTTGAAAGCT GGACATACAATGTGCATGATATGGTGTTATATTGGGACCAAGATCCAATCATACTTGCAGACGAATTACACTTAACTGAATATAAGCTTTTTGACAAATGGGTTAACACATCAGAAGTATATTATACTACATCGCAGCAACATTATGGTCATTTTG CTGGTAATTTCAGTTCAATTAGTATAACATTTAAATTAGCACGCGAGATGGGATTTTTTATGATGGACTATTACATTCCATCTATACTAATAGTAGTCATTTCTTGGGTATCTTTTTGGTTACATATGGATGCAAGTCCTCCACGAATAGTGTTAG GAACAAATACTATTTTGACATTTATGACTCTTGCATCCAAAGTAGAGAACTCTCTGCCAAAAGTTTCTTATATAAAAGCCAGTGAAATATGGTTTTTGGGttgtacaatatttttatttgcagCAATGGTTGAATTTGCTTTTGTTAATACAATTTATCGACGGAA GAAAAATGTTCCCTTGAAAAAAGTAAATAgtaaatacatattaaaatcaACGCTAACACCAAAACTGGCTCGAAAACAATTTCAGAAGAACACTACAGGATTAGAACGATCACGGTCTTGGTCATCACTTGATAATGCAAACACCAGTGAACAAGATTATTCAAGTCAAAATTACCTTACTGTGCat AGTTTTCCAAGTACTCTCAATATTCCTTCTGTTAAAATTGAAGAAGATAAAGATCAAGAATGCTCTATTGGGAGCATTATGACTGTTAATAGTACATCATCACCAAAACCTTTTCAACGAAGAGCAACTCTTGCACAGTTACATAATTTTACAACAATGACTCCACAAGAAATTGCTCAATGGATTGACAGACGTAGCAGAATTGTATTTCCTGTGGCTTTCATTATATTTAACATTCTTTATTGGTCTTTTATTTggatataa
- the LOC117161366 gene encoding pH-sensitive chloride channel 2 isoform X2 gives MALRRICSFVSFIYLLQLLHLNTSAILESCPILSSSSSMTQTELLQELTNNCRYDKMTRPPGEINSTDPINVYARAYIYTIRSNMAKTLQFDVHMMLQFRYLDNRLKFSNIAPHLNQLYGGQFAHDLIWTPTVYVSNEPSSAIMGNSVKDILVSIDPSGMVILNTRLQVTLNCGLRLEKFPFDVQECPLVFESWTYNVHDMVLYWDQDPIILADELHLTEYKLFDKWVNTSEVYYTTSQQHYGHFAGNFSSISITFKLAREMGFFMMDYYIPSILIVVISWVSFWLHMDASPPRIVLGTNTILTFMTLASKVENSLPKVSYIKASEIWFLGCTIFLFAAMVEFAFVNTIYRRKKNVPLKKVNSKYILKSTLTPKLARKQFQKNTTGLERSRSWSSLDNANTSEQDYSSQNYLTVHSFPSTLNIPSVKIEEDKDQECSIGSIMTVNSTSSPKPFQRRATLAQLHNFTTMTPQEIAQWIDRRSRIVFPVAFIIFNILYWSFIWI, from the exons ATGGCCTTAAGAAGAATTTGTTCTTTCGTGTCTTTTATTTATCTACTACAACTTTTACATTTAAATACATCTGCTAT ATTAGAGAGCTGTCCAATATTAAGTAGTAGCAGCTCTATGACACAAACTGAACTTTTACAAGAATTGACAAATAATTGTCGTTATGATAAAATGACTAGACCACCAGGAGAAATTAATTCTACAGATCCAATTAACGTATATGCCAGGGcttatatttatacaattagATCTAATATGGCAAAAACACTG caATTTGATGTACATATGATGTTGCAATTTAGATATCTGGATAACAGGttaaaattttcaaacattGCTCCACATTTAAATCAACTATATGGTGGACAATTTGCACATGATTTGATTTGGACACCTACTGTATATGTTTCTAATGAGCCCAGTTCTGCTATAATGGGAAATAGTGTGAAAGATATACTTGTTTCAATAGATCCATCAGGCATGGTCATACTGAATACTAg GTTGCAAGTTACTCTTAACTGTGGGCTTCGTTTGGAGAAATTTCCGTTTGATGTACAAGAATGTCCTCTTGTCTTTGAAAGCT GGACATACAATGTGCATGATATGGTGTTATATTGGGACCAAGATCCAATCATACTTGCAGACGAATTACACTTAACTGAATATAAGCTTTTTGACAAATGGGTTAACACATCAGAAGTATATTATACTACATCGCAGCAACATTATGGTCATTTTG CTGGTAATTTCAGTTCAATTAGTATAACATTTAAATTAGCACGCGAGATGGGATTTTTTATGATGGACTATTACATTCCATCTATACTAATAGTAGTCATTTCTTGGGTATCTTTTTGGTTACATATGGATGCAAGTCCTCCACGAATAGTGTTAG GAACAAATACTATTTTGACATTTATGACTCTTGCATCCAAAGTAGAGAACTCTCTGCCAAAAGTTTCTTATATAAAAGCCAGTGAAATATGGTTTTTGGGttgtacaatatttttatttgcagCAATGGTTGAATTTGCTTTTGTTAATACAATTTATCGACGGAA GAAAAATGTTCCCTTGAAAAAAGTAAATAgtaaatacatattaaaatcaACGCTAACACCAAAACTGGCTCGAAAACAATTTCAGAAGAACACTACAGGATTAGAACGATCACGGTCTTGGTCATCACTTGATAATGCAAACACCAGTGAACAAGATTATTCAAGTCAAAATTACCTTACTGTGCat AGTTTTCCAAGTACTCTCAATATTCCTTCTGTTAAAATTGAAGAAGATAAAGATCAAGAATGCTCTATTGGGAGCATTATGACTGTTAATAGTACATCATCACCAAAACCTTTTCAACGAAGAGCAACTCTTGCACAGTTACATAATTTTACAACAATGACTCCACAAGAAATTGCTCAATGGATTGACAGACGTAGCAGAATTGTATTTCCTGTGGCTTTCATTATATTTAACATTCTTTATTGGTCTTTTATTTggatataa
- the LOC117161366 gene encoding pH-sensitive chloride channel 2 isoform X1, whose protein sequence is MNYSYYLVTSGILIQGLSLKAVLSFYVLKLESCPILSSSSSMTQTELLQELTNNCRYDKMTRPPGEINSTDPINVYARAYIYTIRSNMAKTLQFDVHMMLQFRYLDNRLKFSNIAPHLNQLYGGQFAHDLIWTPTVYVSNEPSSAIMGNSVKDILVSIDPSGMVILNTRLQVTLNCGLRLEKFPFDVQECPLVFESWTYNVHDMVLYWDQDPIILADELHLTEYKLFDKWVNTSEVYYTTSQQHYGHFAGNFSSISITFKLAREMGFFMMDYYIPSILIVVISWVSFWLHMDASPPRIVLGTNTILTFMTLASKVENSLPKVSYIKASEIWFLGCTIFLFAAMVEFAFVNTIYRRKKNVPLKKVNSKYILKSTLTPKLARKQFQKNTTGLERSRSWSSLDNANTSEQDYSSQNYLTVHSFPSTLNIPSVKIEEDKDQECSIGSIMTVNSTSSPKPFQRRATLAQLHNFTTMTPQEIAQWIDRRSRIVFPVAFIIFNILYWSFIWI, encoded by the exons ATGAACTATTCTTACTACTTAGTAACGTCTGGAATTTTAATTCAAGGACTTTCTTTGAAAGCAGTTTTATCTTTTTACGTATTGAA ATTAGAGAGCTGTCCAATATTAAGTAGTAGCAGCTCTATGACACAAACTGAACTTTTACAAGAATTGACAAATAATTGTCGTTATGATAAAATGACTAGACCACCAGGAGAAATTAATTCTACAGATCCAATTAACGTATATGCCAGGGcttatatttatacaattagATCTAATATGGCAAAAACACTG caATTTGATGTACATATGATGTTGCAATTTAGATATCTGGATAACAGGttaaaattttcaaacattGCTCCACATTTAAATCAACTATATGGTGGACAATTTGCACATGATTTGATTTGGACACCTACTGTATATGTTTCTAATGAGCCCAGTTCTGCTATAATGGGAAATAGTGTGAAAGATATACTTGTTTCAATAGATCCATCAGGCATGGTCATACTGAATACTAg GTTGCAAGTTACTCTTAACTGTGGGCTTCGTTTGGAGAAATTTCCGTTTGATGTACAAGAATGTCCTCTTGTCTTTGAAAGCT GGACATACAATGTGCATGATATGGTGTTATATTGGGACCAAGATCCAATCATACTTGCAGACGAATTACACTTAACTGAATATAAGCTTTTTGACAAATGGGTTAACACATCAGAAGTATATTATACTACATCGCAGCAACATTATGGTCATTTTG CTGGTAATTTCAGTTCAATTAGTATAACATTTAAATTAGCACGCGAGATGGGATTTTTTATGATGGACTATTACATTCCATCTATACTAATAGTAGTCATTTCTTGGGTATCTTTTTGGTTACATATGGATGCAAGTCCTCCACGAATAGTGTTAG GAACAAATACTATTTTGACATTTATGACTCTTGCATCCAAAGTAGAGAACTCTCTGCCAAAAGTTTCTTATATAAAAGCCAGTGAAATATGGTTTTTGGGttgtacaatatttttatttgcagCAATGGTTGAATTTGCTTTTGTTAATACAATTTATCGACGGAA GAAAAATGTTCCCTTGAAAAAAGTAAATAgtaaatacatattaaaatcaACGCTAACACCAAAACTGGCTCGAAAACAATTTCAGAAGAACACTACAGGATTAGAACGATCACGGTCTTGGTCATCACTTGATAATGCAAACACCAGTGAACAAGATTATTCAAGTCAAAATTACCTTACTGTGCat AGTTTTCCAAGTACTCTCAATATTCCTTCTGTTAAAATTGAAGAAGATAAAGATCAAGAATGCTCTATTGGGAGCATTATGACTGTTAATAGTACATCATCACCAAAACCTTTTCAACGAAGAGCAACTCTTGCACAGTTACATAATTTTACAACAATGACTCCACAAGAAATTGCTCAATGGATTGACAGACGTAGCAGAATTGTATTTCCTGTGGCTTTCATTATATTTAACATTCTTTATTGGTCTTTTATTTggatataa
- the LOC117161361 gene encoding transducin beta-like protein 3, with product MSNVILKEAFEVESKHGAFYTGGNVQWSTDGQYMFCQKYGTVSILSVKSGTVISYLGGSNSNEEEDTINTFIASNNDLNIITHHKSGLFKLWNWKDNKLIKLWKSIHKSPVVRIAHSIERNLMASGGSDGTVRLWNLQHHACTHNLKGVQGVISILVFHPNIEKELIFAAGDDIKIYGWNIKTGKEEITLSGHFSKVTSLSFLKDKDYLVSSGRDRVLILWNLSSGSSIRVLPVYEEIEDTFIIPKNMLLPFYNKDENAIHVAAAGEKGVVKIWEMKTGKEVYVQKNSIVSAAKETGSLSIIHLLYNDNSNNFAVVTVDHNIIIHSLETFDCLKQLVGYSDEILDVVYLGDNESHIAVATNSCDIKLYNISTMNCELLCGHTDIVLSLATTLANAYLLISSAKDNSIRVWLMDKETTKVSCIASATRHTAPVGSVAISQMSAKFFASVSQDSCLKLWNLSNNINFKDTCSLNVAHTTLAHQKDINSVNISPNDKLIATGSQDKTAKLWSADDLQLLGVFRGHRRGVWCVRFSPIDQVLLTSSADSTIKLWSLTELQCLKTLEGHESSVLKAEFLSRGMQIITASGDGLLKLWNIKTSECTCTLEQHESRVWTLAVSKNEKTIISGGSDSLLVIWKDVTEENKKKAAMKLEQLALEEQKLANLLKANKLTSALNIALKLERPFQVLKIVETILKENNCHFEETIRDLKPIYKEELLKCAVTWNVNSKNCQIAQVVMNALMMEMENLEFQTKLTSTLESVIPYTERHYIRITKLLQNLHILTYTLNRMKPRITSININ from the exons atgagcaACGTTATTCTAAAAGAAGC GTTTGAAGTTGAATCCAAACATGGTGCATTTTATACAGGAGGAAATGTTCAA TGGAGTACAGATGGACAGTATATGTTCTGCCAAAAATATGGTACTGTTTCTATATTATCAGTAAAGAGTGGTACAGTAATATCTTATTTGGGAGGAAGCAATAGCAATGAAGAAGAAGATACAATCAACACATTTATTGCAAGTAATAATGACTTAAACATCATCACACATCACAAAAGTGGTCTTTTTAAATTATGGAACTGGAAAG ataataaattaattaaactatGGAAATCTATTCATAAGAGTCCTGTAGTTCGTATTGCTCATTCTATTGAAAGAAATTTGATGGCTTCTGGAGGTAGTGATGGTACAGTCAGATTATGGAATTTACAACATCATGCTTGTACTCATAATCTAAAAGGAGTTCAAGGAGTAATAAG taTTTTAGTTTTTCATCCAAATATTGAAAAAGAGCTTATCTTTGCTGCTGGCGATGATATCAAAATCTATGGGTGGAATATTAAAACTGGTAAAGAAGAAATTACACTTTCTGGACATTTCAGTAAAGTTACTTCTTTATCTTTTCTCAAAGACAAGGATTATTTAGTTAG TTCAGGAAGAGATAGAGTACTCATTTTATGGAATCTTTCTTCTGGATCATCAATACGAGTTTTACCAGTTTATGAGGAAATAGAAGATACATTTATAATACCTAAAAATATGTTACTACCCTTTTATAACAAAGATGAAAATGCTATACATGTTGCTGCTGCAGGAGAAAAAG GAGTTGTGAAAATTTGGGAGATGAAGACTGGTAAAGAAGTATATGtgcaaaaaaattctattgtatCAGCTGCAAAGGAAACAGGATCTCTATCAATTATACATTTACTTTATAATGATAATAGTAATAACTTTGCTGTAGTTACGGTTGATCATAATATAATTATCCATTCATTAGAAACATTTGATTGCCTGAAACAG TTAGTAGGTTACAGTGATGAAATTTTAGATGTTGTATATCTTGGAGATAATGAGAGTCATATAGCTGTTGCTACAAATAGTTGTGATATAAAACTGTACAATATTTCAACCATGAATTGCGAATTGCTATGTGGTCATACAGATATTGTGTTATCTCTTGCTACTACACTTGCTAATGCctatttacttatttcttcAGCAAAG GACAATAGTATTCGAGTATGGCTTATGGATAAAGAAACAACTAAAGTATCTTGCATTGCATCTGCTACTAGACATACTGCTCCCGTTGGTTCTGTAGCAATTTCTCAAATGTCTGCAAAATTTTTTGCTTCTGTCAGTCAAGATTCATGTCTTAAATTATGGAACTtatcaaataatattaattttaaag ACACATGCTCTCTAAATGTTGCTCATACAACATTGGCTCATCAAAAAGATATTAATAGCGTGAATATTTCaccaaatgataaattaattgCTACTGGATCACAAGATAAAACAGCTAAG TTATGGTCTGCAGACGATTTACAATTACTTGGTGTATTTCGTGGTCACCGTAGAGGAGTTTGGTGTGTTCGATTTTCACCTATAGATCAGGTACTTTTGACGTCATCGGCAGATTCTACAATAAAACTTTGGTCGCTGACAGAACTTCAGTGTTTAaaa ACTCTTGAAGGCCATGAATCATCAGTATTAAAAGCAGAATTTTTATCACGAGGGATGCAAATAATTACTGCAAGTGGAGATGGTCTTTTGAAGCTTTGGAATATTAAGACATCCGAATGTACATGTACTTTAGAACAGCATGAGAGTCGCGTATGGACACTCGCAG TTAGTAAAAATGAGAAAACTATTATCAGTGGTGGAAGTGATTCATTGCTAGTTATTTGGAAAGATGTGactgaagaaaataaaaaaaaagctgcAATGAAATTAGAACAACTTGCATTGGAAGAACAAAAACTAGCAAATTTACTAAAAGCAAATAAATTAACATCTGCGTTAAACATAGCTTTAAAGTTAGAACGTCCTTTCCAAGTTCTCAAAATTGTAGAAA CTATTTTAAAGGAAAATAATTGCCACTTTGAAGAAACAATTCGTGACTTAAAACCAATTTATAAAGAAGAGTTACTGAAGTGTGCTGTTACATGGAATGTCAATAGTAAAAATTGTCAAATTGCTCAG GTAGTCATGAACGCGTTAATGATGGAAATGGAAAATTTGGAATTCCAAACAAAATTAACTTCGACATTGGAATCTGTGATACCATATACTGAACGCCATTATATAAGAATTACAAAATTGTTACAAAATTTGCATATACTTACTTATACTCTCAATCGTATGAAACCACGTATTACGTCCATAAATATAAACTAA
- the eIF3d1 gene encoding eukaryotic translation initiation factor 3 subunit d1 — protein sequence MTDDVVVLEDAVHREEEIAHFQAPAIQHNPDGWGPCELPDQFKDIPYQPFSKGDRLGKISDWTTPAFQDKKFPNKYTSQFGSGSQYAYYHDEDETTFHLVDTTRVQKPPYQRGGRFRHNQRNLRGRGSQRGSLSQMQQLGKLKLRERDRKGQAKRWGRQQGLRNHKNQPPIKIRDASVTVRPDWVTIEEMDFPRLAKLSLPSIKDGEDILCCGSLEYYDKTYDRVNVKSEKPLQRIDRIFHTVTTTDDPIIRKLSKTEGNVYATDAILATIMCCTRSNYSWDIVIEKIGDKLFFDKRDNTEFDLLTVNETSVEPPQDDGNSLNSPRNLALEATFINHNFSQQVLKSTEPRFKFEEGNPFISEEEEGDVASVAYRYRKWDLNNGIVLVARCEHDAVMQGPNNEIQFLTIKALNEWDSKLANGVEWRQKLDTQRGAVLANELRNNACKLAKWTVQALLAGSDQLKFGYVSRAMVRDSSKHVILGTQQYKPNEFATQINLNMDNAWGILRCIIDICMKQKDGKYLIMKDPNKPMIRLYDIPDNTFESEGEEDEDDDEPVNDAFQS from the exons ATGACGGACGACGTGGTTGTTTTAGAAGATGCTGTTCACAGAGAAGAAGAGATAGCCCACTTTCAAGCTCCTGCAATTCAACATAATCCCGATGGATGGGGTCCTTGTGAGTTACCTGATCAATTTAAAGATATACCTTATCAACCATTCTCAAAGGGCGACAGATTGGGCAAG ATATCTGACTGGACTACACCAGCTTTCCAAGATAAAAAGTTTCCCA ACAAATATACGTCACAGTTTGGTTCAGGCAGCCAATATGCATACTATCATGATGAAGATGAAACAACTTTCCACTTGGTTGATACAACCCGTGTACAAAAACCGCCTTATCAACGTGGTGGCAGATTTCGTCATAATCAAAGGAACTTACGTGGCCGTGGAAGCCAGCGTGGTTCGTTGAGCCAAATGCAACAACTTGGTAAATTAAAGCTTCGCGAGAGAGATCGTAAAGGACAAGCAAAACGTTGGGGTAGACAGCAAGGTTTACGTAATCATAAAAATCAACCACCAATTAAAATTCGCGACGCATCCGTTACTGTAAGACCTGATTGGGTAACTATTGAAGAAATGGATTTTCCACGTTTAGCAAAGCTATCTTTACCTAGTATTAAAGATGGAGAAGATATTTTATGTTGCGGCTCTCTTGAATATTATGATAAAACTTATGACAGAGTGAATGTCAAAAGCGAAAAGCCATTGCAAAGAATTGATAGAATTTTCCATACAGTCACCACTACTGATGATCCAATAATTCGTAAGCTATCAAAAACAGAAGGAAATGTTTATGCTACAGATGCAATTTTAGCAACAATAATGTGCTGTACTCGTAGCAACTACTCTTGGGATATTGTAATCGAAAAAATTGGAGACAAACTATTCTTTGATAAACGAGATAATACTGAGTTTGATTTATTAACTGTAAACGAAACTAGTGTTGAACCTCCTCAGGATGATGGAAATTCTTTAAATTCCCCTAGAAATTTAGCTTTGGAAGCTACATTTATTAATCATAATTTTTCTCAACAAGTACTAAAATCTACTGAACCTAGATTTAAATTTGAAGAAGGAAACCCATTTATttcagaagaagaagaaggtgaTGTTGCTAGTGTTGCATATCGGTATAGAAAATGGGATTTAAATAATGGAATTGTTCTTGTTGCAAGATGTGAACATGATGCTGTAATGCAAGGTCCTAATaatgaaattcaatttttaacaattaaggCTCTAAATGAATGGGACTCAAAATTAGCCAATGGTGTTGAATGGAGGCAAAAATTAGATACACAGCGTGGTGCAGTATTAGCAAATGAATTACGCAACAATGCTTGCAAATTAGCTAAGTGGACTGTCCAAGCATTATTAGCAGGTTCAGACCAATTAAAATTCGGTTATGTCTCTAGAGCAATGGTTAGAGATTCTAGTAAACATGTTATTCTTGGTACACAACAATATAAGCCAAATGAATTTGCAACACAAATCAATCTTAATATGGATAATGCATGGGGTATTTTACGATGTATTATTGATATTTGCATGAAACAGAAAGATGGAAAATATCTAATTATGAAAGATCCAAATAAACCAATGATAAGATTATATGATATTCCGGATAACACGTTTGAAAGCGAAGgagaagaagatgaagatgaCGATGAACCTGTTAATGATGCATTTCAGAGTTAA